One genomic window of Caldilineales bacterium includes the following:
- a CDS encoding M28 family peptidase — MRSIRPAQVLTMFVFALALVYLGWLGYGALPPLFPTPTPSPTPVPVFEAERALALAQKQCDFGPRPSGTLANRQTGDWIRQELEAQGWAVETHEFVWNGTPVRNIIAKAGERERGGEGGTQGGGEGGTQGGGEGGTEGGGDAGTEGEGGTGAILVGAHFDTRLVADQDPDPNRQAEPVIGGNDGASGVAVLLELARVLDKGKLTSPVWLAFFDAEDNGRLPAWEQWGIGSTRLAEDWAAAGTLPAAMILLDMIGDEEQRVPMEGNSDPTLSQAIFDLAAEMGYGEWFPPTPGPAMIDDHIAFVQQGVPSVDLIDFDYPYWHTTADTCDKLSGASLERVGNLLRRLLEEGRVEQALLGREQSTSE, encoded by the coding sequence GTGAGATCGATCCGCCCGGCCCAGGTGTTGACGATGTTCGTCTTCGCCCTGGCGCTTGTCTATCTCGGCTGGCTGGGCTATGGCGCCCTGCCGCCGCTGTTCCCCACCCCCACGCCCTCGCCCACGCCCGTGCCGGTGTTCGAGGCCGAGCGCGCCCTGGCCCTGGCGCAGAAGCAGTGCGATTTCGGCCCGCGGCCCAGCGGCACGCTGGCCAACCGGCAGACTGGCGACTGGATCCGCCAGGAGTTGGAAGCGCAAGGCTGGGCGGTGGAAACGCATGAGTTCGTGTGGAACGGGACGCCGGTGCGCAATATCATCGCGAAGGCGGGGGAGAGGGAGAGAGGGGGGGAGGGAGGGACGCAGGGAGGGGGAGAGGGGGGGACGCAGGGAGGGGGAGAGGGAGGGACGGAGGGAGGGGGGGACGCAGGGACGGAGGGAGAGGGGGGGACGGGGGCGATTTTGGTGGGGGCGCATTTCGATACGCGGCTGGTGGCCGACCAGGACCCTGACCCCAACCGCCAGGCGGAGCCGGTGATCGGCGGCAACGATGGCGCTTCGGGCGTGGCCGTGCTGCTGGAGCTGGCCCGGGTGTTGGACAAGGGGAAGCTGACCAGCCCGGTGTGGCTGGCGTTTTTCGACGCCGAGGATAACGGCCGGCTGCCGGCCTGGGAACAGTGGGGCATCGGCTCCACCCGCCTGGCCGAGGATTGGGCCGCAGCGGGGACGCTCCCCGCCGCCATGATTCTGCTCGATATGATCGGCGATGAGGAGCAGCGCGTCCCCATGGAAGGGAATTCCGACCCAACGCTCAGCCAGGCGATCTTCGATCTGGCGGCGGAGATGGGCTATGGCGAATGGTTCCCGCCGACGCCAGGGCCGGCGATGATCGATGACCACATCGCCTTCGTGCAACAGGGCGTGCCCAGCGTCGATCTGATCGATTTCGACTATCCCTACTGGCACACGACCGCCGACACCTGCGACAAACTAAGCGGCGCCAGCCTGGAACGGGTTGGAAATCTGCTGCGCAGGTTGTTGGAAGAGGGCCGGGTGGAGCAAGCCCTGCTCGGGAGAGAGCAATCAACGAGCGAATGA
- the der gene encoding ribosome biogenesis GTPase Der: MTKPVVALVGRPNTGKSTLFNRIIGRRQAIVEDLPGTTRDRLYADAEWNGVGFLLVDTGGIEPMPERGGAAQTPAQPLATASAGFVREIREQAELAIGEADVIVMLVDSEDGLTAADEEVANLLRGADKPILLAANKADNAARRLDAVEFYALGLGEPVVLSAYHGTGSGDLLDAIVAHLPPHPPPDEDEGVPRLAIVGRPNVGKSSLLNALLGQERAIVSDLPGTTRDPIDTHLLWEGSPLVLVDTAGIRRRGHIDAGAEKYSVLRALKAIGRADVVLLVLDAVDGVTAQDAHVAGYILEERKSLVVVVNKWDAVEKDSHTMAAYERDLRTELKFLDYVPILYISALTRQRVQQVIPTALRVREARYQRLGTSELNRLLQDAVVASPPRAVKGRQARFYYATQAGIDPPTFVFFVNDAEAVHFSYVRYLENQIRRQFPFEGTPLRLEVRGKPPRGKEKRP, from the coding sequence ATGACCAAACCCGTCGTCGCCCTCGTCGGTCGGCCCAACACCGGCAAATCCACGCTTTTCAACCGCATCATCGGCCGCCGCCAGGCCATCGTCGAAGATCTGCCCGGCACCACCCGCGACCGGCTGTATGCCGACGCCGAGTGGAACGGCGTGGGCTTCTTGTTGGTGGACACGGGCGGGATCGAGCCGATGCCCGAGCGGGGAGGGGCGGCCCAAACGCCCGCCCAACCCCTTGCCACGGCCTCGGCCGGGTTCGTGCGCGAGATTCGCGAGCAGGCCGAACTGGCCATCGGCGAGGCGGATGTCATCGTCATGCTGGTGGACAGCGAAGATGGGCTGACCGCAGCCGACGAAGAGGTGGCCAACCTGCTGCGCGGCGCCGACAAGCCCATCCTCCTGGCTGCCAACAAGGCCGACAACGCCGCCCGCCGGCTCGACGCCGTTGAGTTCTATGCCCTGGGCCTGGGCGAGCCGGTCGTCCTCTCGGCCTATCACGGCACCGGCAGCGGCGACCTGCTCGATGCCATCGTCGCCCACCTGCCGCCGCACCCGCCGCCCGATGAAGACGAAGGCGTCCCGCGCCTCGCCATTGTCGGCCGGCCGAATGTGGGCAAATCCTCGCTGTTGAATGCCCTGTTGGGCCAGGAGCGCGCCATCGTCAGCGATCTGCCGGGGACGACGCGCGACCCCATCGACACGCACCTGCTGTGGGAGGGGTCGCCGCTGGTGCTGGTGGATACGGCCGGCATCCGCCGGCGCGGGCATATCGACGCCGGGGCCGAGAAGTACAGCGTGCTGCGGGCGCTGAAGGCCATCGGTCGCGCCGATGTGGTGTTGCTGGTGCTGGATGCGGTGGATGGCGTGACCGCACAGGACGCCCATGTGGCCGGCTATATCCTGGAAGAGCGCAAGAGTTTGGTTGTGGTCGTGAACAAGTGGGACGCGGTGGAAAAGGACAGCCACACCATGGCCGCCTACGAGCGCGACCTGCGCACAGAACTGAAGTTTCTCGATTACGTGCCCATCCTCTACATTTCGGCCCTCACCCGCCAGCGCGTGCAGCAGGTGATCCCAACCGCCCTGCGCGTGCGCGAGGCCCGCTACCAGCGCCTGGGCACATCGGAGCTAAACCGGCTGTTGCAGGATGCCGTGGTGGCCAGCCCGCCCAGGGCAGTCAAGGGTCGCCAGGCGCGCTTCTATTATGCCACGCAGGCCGGCATCGACCCGCCCACCTTTGTTTTCTTTGTCAACGACGCCGAGGCGGTGCATTTTAGCTATGTGCGCTATCTCGAAAACCAAATCCGCCGCCAGTTTCCCTTCGAGGGCACGCCGTTGCGGCTGGAAGTGCGCGGTAAGCCGCCCAGGGGCAAGGAGAAGCGCCCGTGA
- the cdaA gene encoding diadenylate cyclase CdaA: MQEITALISQFNFVDVIDILLVTFVFFIILRLFAGTQGVQLLRGVLVLVLVGVLASSFTGLVAFSWLVRTSGLAILIAIPVIFQPELRRLLERVGRTGFLFMRPQRIAGASKLISELVSACTQLTQLRYGAIIVLEGQTGLQEAIETGVRLLSEVSSELLVTIFTPGTPLHDGAVILREETLVAAACVLPLTSRSLDEAAYRSAEVAYFVDGHASGSMGTRHRAGIGVSEGADALAIIVSEETGVISVARNGRLVRRLDEKRLRRVLEQFYETRGQNVHLEEGDGRGQMEPRVGGGTP; this comes from the coding sequence GTGCAAGAAATCACCGCCCTCATCTCGCAGTTCAATTTCGTCGATGTCATCGACATCCTGTTGGTGACGTTCGTCTTCTTTATCATCCTACGGCTTTTTGCCGGCACGCAAGGGGTGCAATTGTTGCGCGGGGTGCTGGTGCTGGTGTTGGTGGGCGTCCTGGCCAGCAGCTTCACCGGGCTGGTCGCTTTCTCGTGGCTGGTGCGCACCAGTGGCCTGGCCATCCTCATCGCCATCCCCGTCATCTTCCAGCCCGAACTCCGCCGCCTGCTGGAGCGGGTGGGGCGGACGGGGTTTCTGTTCATGCGCCCGCAGCGCATCGCCGGCGCCTCCAAACTGATCAGTGAATTGGTGAGCGCCTGCACCCAGCTGACGCAGTTGCGCTACGGCGCCATTATCGTCCTCGAAGGGCAGACCGGGCTACAGGAGGCCATCGAGACCGGGGTGAGGTTGTTGTCGGAGGTCAGTTCCGAATTGCTCGTCACCATCTTTACCCCCGGCACGCCGCTGCACGATGGCGCCGTCATCCTGCGCGAGGAGACGCTGGTGGCGGCGGCCTGTGTACTGCCCCTGACCTCGCGTTCGCTGGACGAGGCCGCCTATCGCTCGGCAGAGGTGGCCTATTTTGTCGATGGCCATGCCTCCGGCAGCATGGGCACCCGCCATCGGGCCGGGATCGGGGTTTCGGAGGGCGCCGACGCCCTCGCCATCATCGTCAGCGAAGAAACGGGGGTGATCTCGGTGGCGCGCAACGGCCGGCTTGTCCGGCGGCTGGACGAGAAGCGCCTGCGCCGCGTGTTGGAACAGTTCTACGAGACGCGCGGGCAGAACGTGCATCTGGAGGAGGGCGATGGCCGGGGCCAGATGGAGCCGCGGGTCGGGGGAGGGACGCCATGA
- a CDS encoding class I SAM-dependent methyltransferase — MLAAVVLLVFLVALVAAALYWLLILSEGVYLGERVVIWLYDLYAGRYDRIKEWDAEDERLYVATPFAAAVGARRHPPLILDVGAGTGRLERAVEAAGLLPEARWVLLDGSRRMLALAQTELDLGERGRFLHHRACPLPFADETFDVVACLEALEFTPRPEATLAELVRVLRPGGLLVITNRVGPGVRWLPGRTWSRPALLQRLRELDQKHISVRPTWEDYEWVSSLKAGAYQAPGRGNDLPRLQGL; from the coding sequence TTGCTCGCCGCCGTCGTCCTCCTCGTCTTCCTGGTTGCGCTGGTCGCGGCGGCGCTCTATTGGCTGCTCATCCTCAGCGAGGGCGTGTACCTGGGCGAGCGGGTGGTGATCTGGCTCTATGACCTCTATGCCGGTCGTTATGACCGGATCAAGGAGTGGGACGCCGAGGACGAGCGCCTGTATGTGGCCACTCCCTTTGCTGCCGCGGTGGGCGCGCGCCGCCATCCGCCGCTCATCCTCGATGTGGGGGCGGGGACGGGGCGGCTGGAGCGGGCAGTCGAGGCGGCCGGGCTGCTGCCCGAGGCGCGATGGGTGCTGCTGGATGGCTCGCGGCGGATGTTGGCCCTGGCCCAGACGGAGTTGGATTTGGGCGAACGCGGGCGCTTTCTCCACCATCGCGCCTGCCCCCTGCCGTTTGCCGACGAGACCTTCGATGTCGTGGCCTGTCTGGAGGCGCTGGAGTTCACGCCCCGGCCGGAGGCGACGCTGGCCGAACTGGTGCGGGTGCTGCGTCCTGGCGGGCTGCTGGTGATCACCAATCGGGTGGGGCCGGGGGTGCGCTGGCTGCCGGGCCGCACCTGGTCGCGCCCGGCGCTGCTGCAGCGGCTGCGCGAGTTGGACCAGAAGCACATCAGTGTGCGCCCGACCTGGGAGGATTACGAATGGGTGAGCAGCTTGAAGGCGGGTGCCTATCAAGCGCCGGGCCGGGGCAACGACCTGCCGCGGCTGCAAGGTCTCTGA
- a CDS encoding ROK family protein codes for MARAKKESPVIGVDLGGTKILAAVVHPSGQVLGQSKRKTLPGKAEVANPAVVADRIAQTVQEALAAAGLERTQVWAVGASAPGPVNVDTGWVARAANLPGWEAGYDLGPQLAKRLKLPVVVDNDVNLGTLGEAVHGAGRGIADVIGIFVGTGIGGGIILDGKLRRGFRWSAGEIGHMFVDIGGPVCGCGMAGHVEAIASRGAISRRLAEAIAAGQETMLGSTNEAGLTSGDIRRALEAGDALTSAVITEAQEALGLLIASVVNLLDPQAVILGGGLVESLGESFVEPVRSFAYRHFFLPDPDHRVQIMPAALGDLATVMGAAELARTTTTQRP; via the coding sequence ATGGCAAGAGCAAAGAAAGAGTCGCCCGTGATCGGCGTCGATCTCGGCGGCACCAAGATCCTGGCGGCCGTCGTCCATCCCTCTGGCCAGGTGCTGGGCCAGAGCAAGCGCAAGACGCTGCCCGGCAAAGCCGAAGTCGCCAATCCGGCGGTGGTCGCCGACCGCATCGCCCAGACTGTGCAAGAGGCGCTGGCCGCCGCCGGGCTGGAGCGGACGCAGGTTTGGGCGGTGGGGGCCAGCGCGCCCGGCCCGGTGAATGTGGATACCGGCTGGGTGGCGCGCGCCGCCAATCTGCCCGGATGGGAGGCAGGGTACGACCTGGGGCCGCAGCTGGCGAAGCGGCTGAAATTGCCGGTGGTGGTCGATAACGATGTCAATCTGGGCACATTGGGTGAGGCGGTGCATGGGGCCGGCCGGGGCATCGCCGATGTGATCGGCATCTTCGTCGGCACCGGCATCGGCGGCGGCATCATCCTGGATGGCAAACTGCGCCGCGGGTTCCGCTGGTCGGCGGGCGAGATCGGTCACATGTTTGTCGATATCGGCGGCCCGGTCTGCGGCTGCGGTATGGCAGGGCACGTCGAGGCCATCGCCAGCCGCGGGGCCATCAGCCGGCGGTTGGCCGAGGCCATCGCCGCCGGCCAGGAGACGATGCTCGGCTCCACCAACGAAGCGGGACTGACCAGCGGCGACATCCGCCGCGCCCTGGAAGCGGGCGATGCTCTGACCTCGGCCGTCATCACCGAGGCGCAGGAGGCGCTGGGGCTGCTCATCGCCTCGGTGGTCAACCTGCTCGACCCGCAGGCCGTCATCCTGGGCGGCGGGCTGGTGGAAAGCCTGGGCGAGAGTTTTGTCGAACCGGTGCGGAGCTTTGCCTACCGCCATTTCTTCCTGCCCGATCCCGATCACCGGGTGCAGATCATGCCGGCGGCGCTGGGAGATCTGGCAACGGTGATGGGCGCTGCCGAATTGGCGCGCACGACCACCACCCAACGCCCGTGA
- a CDS encoding deoxynucleoside kinase codes for MSNGLVTGRDKRFMAVAGNVGVGKSTLTGMLAQQLGWEPFFEAVDDNPYLSDFYQDMRAWSFHSQVFFLSRRLRHHHDLLIRPNSVIQDRSVYEDAEVFARNLFEQGSMSERDYQSYRELYQILCALLPPPDLVVYLRAEVPTLLQRIKARGREYEQGIDPGYLARLNCYYDAWMEGFNLCPVLTIQADNLDFVHHPEHLDRIRRAVEARLAGKEVIVL; via the coding sequence ATGAGTAACGGACTTGTGACCGGACGCGACAAGCGTTTCATGGCGGTGGCGGGCAATGTGGGGGTGGGGAAGTCCACGCTGACCGGGATGCTGGCGCAGCAGTTGGGCTGGGAGCCGTTTTTCGAGGCGGTGGACGATAACCCCTATCTGAGCGATTTCTATCAGGACATGCGGGCCTGGTCGTTCCATTCGCAGGTGTTCTTCCTTTCGCGGCGCCTGCGACACCATCACGATCTGCTCATCCGCCCTAATTCGGTCATCCAGGACCGCAGTGTGTACGAGGATGCCGAGGTCTTCGCCCGCAATCTGTTCGAGCAAGGGTCGATGAGCGAGCGCGACTACCAGAGCTACCGCGAGCTGTATCAGATCCTCTGTGCGCTGCTGCCGCCGCCCGATCTCGTGGTCTATCTGCGGGCGGAGGTGCCGACGCTGCTGCAGCGCATCAAGGCGCGCGGGCGTGAGTACGAACAAGGCATCGACCCCGGCTATCTGGCGCGGCTCAATTGTTATTACGATGCCTGGATGGAGGGCTTCAATCTCTGTCCGGTGCTGACCATTCAAGCCGACAACCTCGACTTCGTTCATCATCCCGAACATCTCGACCGCATCCGCCGGGCCGTCGAGGCCAGGCTGGCGGGCAAAGAAGTGATCGTGCTCTGA